CGGTGGGAGCGATATGAGTAATCAACAACGGACTATGCAGCCTTTACtaacaaaatgatgaaaaaataacaggaaaaaatgtcaaaaaatgaaagaatgatAAAATgagagtgattttttttttaaacacaaatgttgtcaatttataaaattcaccaatCATTGTGATTGGTGGATGCTATGTCATAGTCACACACGTGGCCACATgtcaaaaataatttgattgcATAAAAGACTGTTTTTTAGCCGACATTTGCTGCGTCATTGCGAATTCTATTCACAGTGTAAACATCGACGCTTTTTTCCTAATTTTTGCAATTTTACACATTCGCTACCTAATCCGCGAGTGAGTTAAATTGGAAACTCACGTGAAAAGCTTAAGAAGCGCGAAAAGAAGAACTCAAATCCTCATTTTATGCAAGAGCTTTGGATACTCTTTTGGGCTGATTGAAATCAACATAAGGCCCAATAGTTTCATTAGCAACTTGAGATCCATTAGCACATTTTTAGCAACAACATGCGTAATCACACTTTCTTTGATTGCCGCACCCACCCACGCTGAAGCTCCTCTGTTTCGTTCCTTTCAAAACTCACTGTTCATCATCACTCACTTGTAAGTTTTCTCTCAACCTTCAATGTCTTATCTAGGGTTTACTATATTTCccctaatttcaattttcagcTTGTTTCATAGCCTAATTTAGCTcaacattcattcattttcaattttcattgcgTATTTactttaatttgattctgatctGATGATAGGTATATTCCGAATCTGTGAAAATGACGATGATCAGGAAGCTAGATAGAGAAAGAGCTCATTGAATTTCCATGCTTAGGTTAACATGCTTTCAATTCAATCCTTGAATTCCGTTTTTTCCCTTCCATTTGTGACAATGCTGAGTTTTGTGGGAACTCagataccattttttttttcctttttccgTTGTTTAGAACAATGGCGTCGCGATTGGTGAAGCATGAGCATATCGAAACTACTGTTGCCAAggtataaataaaaatgtattgtgtgcattttccattttcctatgaagaagaagaagaatgtgTCATTTATGCATTTTgtgaatttcaaaatttatatGATGATTGTAATTTTGATTGCAGGCTAAGAAGATTAGAAGGCTTGCGGTTGCGGATAATATGGTACAACTTGGAAAAGAGGTTAGTGCTTAGtggtttcataaaaaaaatgttataaatgCATCAAACATaacattctaaaaaaaatatgaatgaatAATTAGCTCAacttgaaaggaaaaaaatacaTGTCAAGATTAATTTCACCATTTTTGAATAGCTACCTCAATAGCTTACATGACAAAAATAAACAATTGAactaatttttctcaatttccGATAAACAATATATGTATTCCAAAAAGATTAAATGGATGATTGCAATCACATGTTTCTCAACTTCCAAGGACCCATTCGAGTTTAGatgttaatataatttttttttgtcaagtagcctagtggctagaaattctatccttaaggtggataagtgggatgaccagggttcgaaccccaaccccctgcatatataatgcaatgtcctgccAATTTAGCTAAGCTCACGAGACCatgttaatataatttaataatggTAAATCAATAGATAgacattataaattttatttcatttatgaTGGTTTTCAATTGGAAACCACTATTTCTTTTATAGATTCATAGGAAATATaccattttgtcaaaaaataaaaagcaacatactataaattatttgtatacTAATATCTAATTAAAAGgtattattttacaaaataactatatttttctaaatccattataaaatcattaattattatgatatagaaatatatagacattttattaaataatttttttcaatggtCAATTTTGTTTGACCAATCATTTAAtgaattgtaaaaaataattgacaCATACAATGCATGGAGAttaattttagtaaataaaaaaaatcatagcgTTTGACACATGAAACGCGGTAAGTTTCTTATGAAACCATAATAGTCTGCACGCATAAAAGTCTATGCCAACAATCCAACATGGTGCACATTAGCACAACCAATCAGAATTTTCCACATCATCGTTAGTAACACTCACCTTCCACGGGTAAGTGTCACACTCACTCTCCCGCGAGCGAGAGTAACAACacatagaaacaaaacaaataaacatttcttttttctttttttatttactttttttctaTCACCTTCATTCTTCTTCAGAGTTGAACCATTTTTCGTCTTTCTGTATAAAATAGAGAGAAAgttcttcaaaaaaatttctTCGAAATTCTCAATTCTACCTACAAACCTTCTCAAATTTTCCAATCCAATGGCTCCGGCAACCTCATTGCCTTCATCTTCGAAGCTAGCCAACTTCATCCAACGTACGCATACACGGCACAACCTCAAGAAGTTGCGGCTGAAGAAGTACAGGTCGATGGCTGATATAATGGCGAGGGCGAGGTACGCGGTGGTGGAAAAAGAGGATTACGGTGGCATCATGTGTGACCAATGTGGCTCCGGTGACAACTCGGAGGAGCTGCTGCTGTGCGACAAATGTGACAATGGTTTTCATATGAAATGTGTGAGACCAATTGTTGTCAGAATTCCTATTGGTTCGTGGGTTTGCCCCAAGTGTTCAGGAACGAAGAAAGCGACAAGTAAGAGATTCATTGATTTTCTTAGTTTTTGAAattgtgttgttttttgtttttatggtaGAGTTGTTTTCTCAATCGTAATTATCAATGTGTCATTGTTTTTGTGAtcgtttaatgtgtttcagagttcactcaaaaaaaaattctagatTTCTTCGGGATTCGAAGGCGGGATTTCAAAGTGAATCTTTCTTCTCCTCAGGGTAATGTCCTGTTAAATTCAATTCAGACATGTTTAATatctacaattttttattatttttattgttattttttaatctgTTTGATGATCATTTTGTCAATACACTATGTGGATATTTGTTTTGCAATTTTCAATTGAGCTTCTGATTAGTCGTTGTTTGGCTTTGTGAAAGTGATATGGGTTGAATTTCATTTATGCCATTGCTGAAtcaatttatatatgtgaaCAGATTATTGTACATTGGAGCTTAATTCGTGAATTATTAATATTCCTGTAACTTGTTCTTTCGTATTTATTAGTATATGAATGGATTCTTTTAATGATCCTTTggattttgttttaattttttgtgaagCATGCATCTGTGGCTGAGAGGGCTTAATGTTTTTAGTGTTATGAAATGTAATTGTTGCCCGGGTGTGGCTGAGGGCTTAAGCTTTTAATTAAGTTGGATTTATATCCCATAACGGTATGATAAGTCGACTAACTGAAGCGACTTGTAATTACTGGGGTTGTGAGTTGGATGAATATATATCTACCAaagcttttttttattttattctcatATTCATGCCTCCTATTTTCATGATAGTAGCATTTACCTTTAGATAATATTGAACAAAAACGaccattgtaaaccaaaaaaaaattgaacaaaaacgACATTTGATGAAAAAGCTCATCTTTCAATTTCTGTTGCACGACAATTTATATGTAAGGCAGCTGCAAGGTTTTGCTGCGATTGGTATCATCAAACCTTTTTTGTTGTTTGAAGGTAAAGGTGGCCTGATCAAATGCCTAACTTCTTAGCAGTTGTTAAAGTTTGTATTTTATAACAGGGTTCTTAAGTAGTAAATATGACCATATTCTTCATCTGAATAGattgttttgataattttgtttaGTATATAAAGCCTTTATTCTTGTAGAAGTGTCCTgggatttttttgtttttctttcatgAATCATTCTATATTCCCTAGATGACCTTTTATGCAAATGCACCTGCCCCATTCAATTCAAGACTAACCTCTGAAAATGTATATGAAGTGTAACTAACATGAGAAATAGTTAGCAGCATGAAGATTAAAATTCAGTTTAATAATATGATGTTTTCGTAAGTACTTTTATGCCATAAGTTCGAACTTATTTCACACTTACCTTAACAGATAGCTCAATAATCACATGACAATAGAGATATGAAAGTACAATGATACTTGAAATAGAGACATCAAAAGATAAACAATGCTTGGTGACAAAAGACTAAGTGATTAAGTTGCAGTGTTCAAGGAACAAGAAGAAATTGAAATGGATGTTGGAGTCACAAATTATCCTATGACTTGAAGTTAGAAAGGAAAATCTGACATCAACGGGGATATATTGATTCAAAAGTGGTCTATGATTTAGCATAAAACAAGTTAGTAGGATAACTTAACCATTAGAGTATCTGATATGTATGCATTTTCAAGAAAGCCAGAAAGATTTTACCTTACCTTGAAAAATGTTTGAGACATCCTAGGtgtatacaattttttttcttcattattacTAATGAAGGAAATACAATATATGATGCATGTAATATCCCTTTGGATATCTGTTCCTTCATGTCTTTGAGGAAATTGTTCTTGCATGCTTTTGTTTTCCTAGAATGGCAAACACATTTAGTCTCTTGTTATTTCTACAGGATATACTGCAAATCcttagaaaatatttaattgGTAAATGACTAAATGAATCTAAACAGAGTTACTTTTAGATACCTTTtcctacaatttttttatgctttgatGTGATGTTCCAAGTACTTGGGAGAAGATATATATGAAGGAATTTTAACATGGATCAAATCATAGATATGAAGCATAACATATTAGTAAACAAGATTATTTAATTATTGTAATTGTGTACCTTGAATGATTGAAGAATAATCCATGGAGTAAGCCTGAGTGCTGCTTCTGCCACCTTACCGATGAACAGTtacatttattttgtttcagTGTATCTAACCTAATGGCATGACTAGAATATGTATGCCCATCAATGGATGTAGAACCTCTCACTAGGCTGAATAAAAGAACGGGCCCAACCCATCACTGCCCGTTCAACTAAAGcccaataatatttatttataaaatataaataaacataacaagtaaataatgtttgatattatatatttttatgttacaTTTTAATAACTATTTAAAGTAATCCAAGTAGGAGATTGTTGAATATGTTggatttactttaattaattaaaatataattgaaatattatCAAATATTGTTTACTTGTTATGTTcatatatatttgataaataaatattattggaCTTTATTTGAAAGGGTCGTGATGAGTTGGGTCGTTCTTTTAGTCAGCCTATTGAGAGGTCCTGCCTCCACTGATGAGCATATATATTCTAGTCATCCCATTAGGTCAGATACACTGAAACCAAATAAATTTAACTGCTCATCAGTAAGGCGGCAGAAGCACTATATCAGTCTCACTCCATCGATTCTTCTTCAATCATTTAAGGTACACTGTTACCGTAATTAAATAATCTTGTTTATTAATATGCTATGCTTCATATCTATGATTTGATCTATGTTAAAATTCCTTCAATATATATAggaagagatcaaattacatcgGTTTAACATTTGAATAATGTCACACCGATCAATAACAtttttaacgaatacaaattttacaaaattcattgttggattgaaagtttgtatcatatagatcattcatgtaaatctaaaatcatttgagaGTCATTAAGATTAACGGTGttcaataaaaatacataaaccgttaatcttggtGATTctcaacaatatataaaatgattttagatttctataaaaaaattcataaatgatctatatgatataaactttctatccaatggtggattttataacatttatttaaattaacaGCTTTTTGAGCGGCATaatattactcaaatgttacacaaGTGTAAATTGATCCCTCTCCTGTATATTCGATCCCTCCCCTATTATAtacttatatttataattgtaagttattttcttaatttatccaTTCTGGACTTGTAGATGCTAGGAGGCGTCGGAGACGTCCAAGACCTCTGGTGGTACAGAAGAAAAGCAGGAGACTTTTACCATTTGTTCCTACAAATGATCCTGATAGGAGACTGAAGCAAATGGCTTCCCTTGCTTCCGCTTTAACAACATTGAATATGGAATTCAGTAATCACTTGACGTATTTTCCAGGAATGGCTCCCAAATCTGCTAATCGATCCATTTTAGAAAACGGTGGCATGCAGGTCTCACCTAATTAATTCTCTTGTAGATTTCTCACACTTccaaattgaccttttgcaatcAAGCTAATTAGCTATTAGAagtgagagagaagagagagaaattgTGATTCATTGATTATAGCAAAGTTAGTTACAACTGAATGTGATTCTT
This portion of the Trifolium pratense cultivar HEN17-A07 linkage group LG3, ARS_RC_1.1, whole genome shotgun sequence genome encodes:
- the LOC123916291 gene encoding probable Histone-lysine N-methyltransferase ATXR5 isoform X3, which codes for MAPATSLPSSSKLANFIQRTHTRHNLKKLRLKKYRSMADIMARARYAVVEKEDYGGIMCDQCGSGDNSEELLLCDKCDNGFHMKCVRPIVVRIPIGSWVCPKCSGTKKATKFTQKKILDFFGIRRRDFKVNLSSPQDARRRRRRPRPLVVQKKSRRLLPFVPTNDPDRRLKQMASLASALTTLNMEFSNHLTYFPGMAPKSANRSILENGGMQGLTKEDGETLECCIAMTKRGKFPPLMVVYDSCQGYTVEADGLIKDMTFIAEYTGDVDYLKKRESDDCDSMMTLLLTAEGDNSLVICADKRGNIARFISGINNHTPDGRKKQNCKCLRYNVDGESRVFLVATRDISEGERLYYDYNGYENQYPTHHFV
- the LOC123916291 gene encoding probable Histone-lysine N-methyltransferase ATXR5 isoform X2, with the translated sequence MLRTMASRLVKHEHIETTVAKAKKIRRLAVADNMVQLGKELANFIQRTHTRHNLKKLRLKKYRSMADIMARARYAVVEKEDYGGIMCDQCGSGDNSEELLLCDKCDNGFHMKCVRPIVVRIPIGSWVCPKCSGTKKATKFTQKKILDFFGIRRRDFKVNLSSPQDARRRRRRPRPLVVQKKSRRLLPFVPTNDPDRRLKQMASLASALTTLNMEFSNHLTYFPGMAPKSANRSILENGGMQGLTKEDGETLECCIAMTKRGKFPPLMVVYDSCQGYTVEADGLIKDMTFIAEYTGDVDYLKKRESDDCDSMMTLLLTAEGDNSLVICADKRGNIARFISGINNHTPDGRKKQNCKCLRYNVDGESRVFLVATRDISEGERLYYDYNGYENQYPTHHFV
- the LOC123916291 gene encoding probable Histone-lysine N-methyltransferase ATXR5 isoform X1; protein product: MSISKLLLPRLRRLEGLRLRIIWYNLEKRVEPFFVFLYKIERKFFKKISSKFSILPTNLLKFSNPMAPATSLPSSSKLANFIQRTHTRHNLKKLRLKKYRSMADIMARARYAVVEKEDYGGIMCDQCGSGDNSEELLLCDKCDNGFHMKCVRPIVVRIPIGSWVCPKCSGTKKATKFTQKKILDFFGIRRRDFKVNLSSPQDARRRRRRPRPLVVQKKSRRLLPFVPTNDPDRRLKQMASLASALTTLNMEFSNHLTYFPGMAPKSANRSILENGGMQGLTKEDGETLECCIAMTKRGKFPPLMVVYDSCQGYTVEADGLIKDMTFIAEYTGDVDYLKKRESDDCDSMMTLLLTAEGDNSLVICADKRGNIARFISGINNHTPDGRKKQNCKCLRYNVDGESRVFLVATRDISEGERLYYDYNGYENQYPTHHFV